A part of Pyramidobacter porci genomic DNA contains:
- a CDS encoding SDR family oxidoreductase, producing the protein MKIAVICANGKEGKLLVKEALARGLDVTAVARGENKTAATKFVSKDLFDLTADDLKNFDVVIDAFGAWSPETLPLHGASLKHLCDLLSGTATRLLVVGGAGSLYIDKEHSLCVADAPDFPNAFKPLAAAMAAALKDLRARRDVRWTYVSPAGDFQAEGERTGRYILGGEELTLNSRGESAISYADYAVAMIDEAESGRHVQQRISVVRE; encoded by the coding sequence ATGAAAATCGCCGTAATCTGCGCCAACGGCAAAGAGGGAAAGCTGCTCGTCAAGGAAGCTCTGGCCCGTGGACTCGACGTAACGGCTGTCGCTCGCGGAGAAAACAAAACCGCAGCCACCAAATTCGTCTCGAAAGACCTTTTCGACCTGACCGCCGATGACTTGAAAAACTTCGACGTCGTCATCGACGCTTTCGGTGCATGGTCTCCCGAAACACTGCCGCTGCACGGCGCGTCGCTGAAACATCTGTGCGATCTTCTCAGCGGCACGGCAACCCGCCTGCTCGTGGTCGGCGGCGCAGGCAGTTTGTATATTGACAAAGAACACTCGCTCTGCGTCGCCGACGCCCCTGACTTTCCCAATGCCTTCAAACCACTTGCCGCAGCGATGGCAGCCGCTCTGAAAGATCTGCGCGCGCGCCGCGACGTCCGCTGGACTTATGTCAGCCCCGCCGGCGATTTTCAGGCCGAAGGAGAGCGCACCGGCCGTTACATTCTCGGCGGCGAAGAGCTGACGCTCAACTCTCGCGGCGAGAGCGCGATCAGCTACGCCGATTACGCCGTCGCCATGATTGACGAAGCGGAAAGCGGGCGCCACGTTCAGCAGCGCATATCGGTCGTCAGAGAATAG
- a CDS encoding SIR2 family NAD-dependent protein deacylase — protein sequence MFLKNWIEKYIPVSSAPAKNPHEEILKLRAALRDCPTVVVGAGAGLSAAAGFDYSGERFRKYFGDFAARCGFSDMYSGGFYRYETLEEQWAFWSRFIYVNRYMDAPRPTYRRLRALLREKDYFVVTTNVDHCFQKARFDKERLFYTQGDYGLWQCSTPCHKLTYDNRETVRRMVLAQGFAIDADGRLEPPSHEKPKMRVPSKLIPLCPKCGKPMTMNLRSDDTFVEDEGWRAASRRYEEFLKKHETGKVLYLELGVGSNTPGIIKYPFQIRAFQNSDAVYALVNAQPQGVPEEIRARSIVVTADIGAALDALRGA from the coding sequence ATGTTCTTGAAAAACTGGATCGAGAAATATATTCCCGTCTCCTCGGCGCCCGCTAAAAATCCCCATGAGGAAATCCTAAAGCTGCGCGCGGCGCTGCGCGACTGCCCGACGGTCGTGGTCGGCGCGGGCGCGGGGCTTTCCGCGGCGGCGGGATTCGACTACTCGGGGGAACGGTTCCGCAAATACTTCGGCGACTTCGCGGCGCGCTGCGGCTTTTCCGACATGTATTCCGGCGGCTTCTACCGCTACGAGACGCTCGAGGAGCAGTGGGCGTTCTGGAGCCGCTTCATCTACGTCAACCGCTACATGGACGCCCCCAGGCCGACGTACCGCCGCCTGCGCGCGCTGCTGCGCGAAAAGGATTATTTCGTCGTCACCACCAACGTCGACCATTGCTTCCAGAAAGCCCGTTTCGACAAGGAGCGGCTGTTTTACACGCAGGGCGATTACGGCCTGTGGCAATGTTCCACGCCGTGCCACAAGCTCACCTACGACAACCGGGAAACGGTGCGGCGGATGGTGCTGGCGCAGGGGTTCGCCATCGACGCCGACGGCCGGCTCGAACCGCCCTCGCACGAAAAACCGAAAATGCGCGTGCCTTCGAAGCTGATCCCGCTCTGCCCGAAATGCGGCAAGCCGATGACCATGAACCTGCGCTCCGACGACACGTTCGTCGAGGACGAAGGCTGGCGCGCGGCCTCCCGGCGCTACGAGGAATTTCTGAAAAAACACGAAACGGGCAAAGTGCTTTACCTCGAGCTCGGCGTCGGCTCCAACACGCCAGGGATCATCAAGTACCCGTTCCAGATCCGCGCGTTCCAAAATTCCGACGCCGTCTACGCGCTCGTCAACGCGCAGCCGCAGGGCGTCCCCGAGGAGATCCGCGCCCGTTCCATCGTCGTGACCGCCGACATCGGCGCCGCGCTCGACGCGCTGCGCGGCGCCTGA
- a CDS encoding protein-ADP-ribose hydrolase: protein MNQPERCAWLIEKLLAEKPSEYAGVKIPAAPEERKRLLRALMNVRPPAPAAAEFLRIQDEYLREETRLKGVVTIESLSPAEPGIYLWQGDITRLAADAIVNAANGSLLGCFVPCHGCIDNAIHSAAGVQLRNECAALMERLGGDEPPGRARITGAYNLPCRFVLHTVGPIVGGAVTDEHRALLASCYRSCLALAAERNLRSVAFCCVSTGEFRFPNEEAAAIAVAAAREFLKSHGSMKVIFNVFKEKDRKIYERLLGRGA, encoded by the coding sequence ATGAATCAGCCGGAACGCTGTGCATGGCTTATCGAGAAACTGCTCGCCGAAAAACCGTCGGAATATGCCGGCGTGAAAATCCCCGCCGCGCCCGAGGAACGAAAGCGCCTGCTGCGCGCGCTGATGAACGTGCGTCCGCCGGCCCCCGCCGCCGCAGAATTCTTGCGGATCCAGGACGAATATCTGCGGGAGGAGACGCGGCTCAAAGGCGTGGTGACGATCGAGTCGCTCTCCCCCGCCGAACCGGGGATCTACCTGTGGCAGGGCGACATCACGCGGCTGGCCGCCGACGCCATTGTCAACGCCGCCAACGGCTCGCTGCTGGGCTGTTTCGTGCCGTGCCACGGCTGCATCGACAACGCCATCCACTCGGCGGCGGGCGTGCAGCTGCGGAACGAGTGCGCGGCGCTCATGGAGCGGCTGGGCGGCGACGAGCCGCCGGGGCGCGCGCGGATCACCGGCGCGTACAATCTGCCCTGCCGCTTCGTGCTCCACACCGTCGGGCCGATCGTCGGCGGCGCGGTCACGGACGAGCACCGCGCGCTGCTGGCCTCGTGCTACCGCTCCTGTCTGGCGCTGGCAGCGGAAAGGAACCTACGCTCGGTCGCGTTCTGCTGCGTCTCCACCGGCGAGTTCCGCTTCCCCAACGAGGAAGCGGCGGCCATCGCCGTCGCCGCGGCGCGGGAATTCCTTAAAAGCCACGGCAGCATGAAGGTGATCTTCAACGTCTTCAAGGAGAAGGACAGGAAGATTTACGAGCGCCTGCTGGGCCGCGGCGCGTGA
- a CDS encoding DUF819 family protein, translating to MLITSGFTYVAFLVFFAGLLVWCQKATGWKIFDFVPPIVMVYLFNMLFCTVGLWDMKATAPAYSAVKNNLLYGMIFVMLLRCDIRKMVKIGPRMLAIFFCCAFTIMAGFVVAYVMFKGKIGAESWRAMGALCASWIGGSANMAALQGALNVPEGDYACALIVDTIYYSVWIALLLMAVPLEKAWNRFCDARTVTFEEAEDAQKAAAEGTAKMSGATLTILLGLSLMVSALSQAAGKYAAGLMPGMLKDVFNASTCTMLIVTALGLVAALSPIGRIAGADALSTMYLYAVISLLASRAGLNELLDAPMWLMAGLFVFVVHIVAMVIFSKLFHFDLCMVSTASLANIGGAASAPIVAAAYNPGYTAIGVVMGVIGAAAGNILGFAAAYLMKMFA from the coding sequence ATGTTGATCACCAGCGGATTCACCTATGTGGCGTTCCTCGTGTTCTTCGCCGGGCTGCTCGTGTGGTGCCAGAAGGCCACCGGCTGGAAGATTTTCGATTTCGTGCCGCCGATCGTCATGGTCTATCTGTTCAACATGCTCTTCTGCACGGTCGGCCTGTGGGACATGAAGGCCACGGCGCCGGCCTACTCTGCGGTGAAGAACAACCTGCTGTACGGCATGATCTTCGTGATGCTGCTGCGCTGCGACATCCGCAAGATGGTCAAGATCGGGCCGCGCATGCTGGCGATCTTTTTCTGCTGCGCCTTCACGATCATGGCGGGATTTGTCGTGGCCTATGTGATGTTCAAGGGCAAAATCGGCGCCGAATCGTGGCGCGCCATGGGCGCTCTGTGCGCCTCGTGGATCGGCGGCTCGGCCAACATGGCGGCGCTGCAGGGGGCGTTGAACGTGCCGGAGGGCGATTACGCCTGCGCGCTGATCGTCGATACGATCTATTACTCGGTCTGGATCGCGCTGCTGCTGATGGCGGTGCCGCTCGAAAAGGCGTGGAACCGCTTCTGCGACGCGCGCACGGTGACGTTCGAAGAGGCGGAAGACGCCCAGAAGGCCGCCGCGGAAGGCACGGCGAAGATGAGCGGCGCCACGCTCACGATCCTGCTCGGCCTGTCGCTGATGGTCTCGGCGCTGTCGCAGGCGGCGGGCAAGTACGCGGCCGGCCTGATGCCCGGCATGCTCAAGGACGTGTTCAACGCTTCCACCTGCACGATGCTGATCGTCACGGCGCTCGGCCTGGTCGCGGCGCTGTCGCCGATCGGGCGCATTGCCGGCGCCGACGCGCTGTCGACGATGTACCTTTACGCCGTCATCTCGCTGCTGGCTTCCCGCGCCGGATTGAACGAGCTGCTCGACGCGCCGATGTGGCTGATGGCCGGGCTGTTCGTGTTCGTCGTCCACATCGTGGCGATGGTGATCTTCTCGAAGCTGTTCCACTTCGACCTGTGCATGGTCTCCACGGCGTCGCTGGCTAACATCGGCGGCGCGGCCTCGGCCCCGATCGTGGCGGCCGCCTACAATCCCGGCTACACCGCCATCGGCGTGGTCATGGGCGTGATCGGCGCCGCGGCGGGCAACATCCTCGGCTTTGCGGCCGCGTATCTGATGAAAATGTTCGCGTGA
- a CDS encoding heavy metal translocating P-type ATPase has protein sequence MLDRWLGNEARVTGFCAALSALALALSLSGVFTGKPGFDVAWAAIVLCGTPILVGACRGLIVDRNVKADVLVAMALVASVATREYFAAGEVALIMQIGSLLEDYASDKAASGIEKLIRLTPRGAHVLRGEEREDVPAEQIHPGDRVVVLAGEAVPVDGVIVEGQTAIDQSVMTGESLPVDKKPGDRVGSGTVNQFGAFVMICEKASADSSLQRMIRLTEEAQANKAPIVATADRWATWLVAVALFCAGAAWFFTGEFMRAVTVLVVFCPCAFILATPTAVVAGIGNAAKYGIIVRSGEALERLSRIRRAAFDKTGTLTCGKPQVAAAVSCRDNFADSDVLHLAAAAEQRSEHPLGRAILAGADGSVAAAEDFRVVPGQGVSATVENKRVLVGKADFMKSQGVDISAADAPAREWMRRGATVVYLASDGQLAGFIALADALRPDAPRAVQKLKAAGVAPMLLTGDNEAAARRIAAKAGIEDVKADLLPEGKMNAIYACSRGGEPVCMIGDGVNDAPAMTAADAGIAMGGVGSDIAIESADAVLVLDDIKRIPYLFSLTQKVMRKIRVNIAASMVINVSAVVLPALGVLTPVTGALWHNFGSVFVVVNAALLLRVRDDSE, from the coding sequence ATGCTGGATCGTTGGTTGGGAAACGAGGCGCGCGTCACGGGCTTCTGCGCGGCGCTCTCGGCGCTGGCGCTGGCGCTCAGTCTGAGCGGCGTTTTCACGGGAAAGCCGGGATTCGACGTCGCCTGGGCGGCGATCGTCCTGTGCGGGACGCCGATCCTCGTCGGCGCATGCCGGGGGCTGATCGTCGATCGCAACGTCAAGGCGGACGTGCTCGTCGCCATGGCGCTGGTCGCGTCCGTAGCGACGCGGGAATATTTCGCGGCCGGCGAGGTGGCGCTGATCATGCAGATCGGCTCGCTGCTTGAGGACTACGCGTCGGACAAGGCCGCATCGGGCATCGAGAAGCTGATCCGCCTGACGCCGCGCGGCGCGCACGTGCTTCGCGGCGAGGAGCGCGAAGACGTCCCCGCGGAACAGATACATCCCGGCGACCGCGTCGTGGTGCTGGCGGGCGAGGCCGTGCCCGTCGACGGTGTGATCGTCGAAGGACAGACGGCGATCGACCAGTCCGTCATGACCGGCGAAAGCCTTCCCGTCGACAAGAAGCCCGGCGACCGTGTCGGCAGCGGCACGGTCAACCAGTTCGGCGCGTTCGTGATGATCTGCGAAAAGGCCAGCGCCGACAGCAGCCTGCAGCGCATGATCCGCCTGACGGAAGAAGCGCAGGCCAACAAGGCGCCCATCGTCGCAACCGCCGACCGCTGGGCTACATGGCTCGTCGCCGTCGCGCTGTTCTGCGCGGGCGCGGCATGGTTCTTCACGGGCGAGTTCATGCGCGCCGTGACGGTGCTCGTCGTCTTCTGCCCGTGCGCGTTCATCCTGGCGACGCCGACGGCCGTCGTCGCCGGCATCGGCAACGCCGCGAAATACGGGATCATCGTCAGATCGGGTGAAGCGCTGGAGCGCCTGTCCCGCATCCGGCGCGCCGCTTTCGACAAGACCGGCACGCTGACGTGCGGCAAGCCGCAAGTGGCCGCGGCCGTAAGCTGCCGCGACAATTTTGCGGACAGCGATGTCCTGCACCTTGCGGCCGCGGCCGAACAGCGCTCGGAGCATCCGCTCGGCCGAGCAATCCTGGCCGGCGCCGACGGAAGCGTCGCCGCGGCGGAAGACTTTCGGGTCGTGCCCGGACAGGGCGTCAGCGCGACCGTCGAAAATAAACGAGTTCTCGTCGGCAAAGCCGATTTCATGAAGTCGCAGGGCGTTGACATTTCCGCCGCGGACGCGCCGGCGCGGGAATGGATGCGCCGCGGCGCGACCGTTGTTTACCTCGCTTCCGACGGGCAGCTCGCCGGTTTCATTGCGCTGGCCGACGCGCTCCGGCCGGACGCGCCGCGCGCCGTTCAAAAGCTGAAAGCAGCCGGCGTCGCGCCCATGCTGCTGACCGGCGACAACGAAGCGGCTGCCCGGCGCATCGCGGCCAAAGCCGGCATCGAAGACGTGAAAGCCGATTTGCTCCCCGAGGGCAAGATGAACGCGATCTACGCCTGCTCGCGCGGCGGTGAGCCGGTCTGCATGATCGGCGACGGCGTCAACGACGCGCCGGCCATGACGGCCGCCGACGCGGGCATCGCCATGGGCGGCGTCGGCAGCGATATCGCCATCGAATCCGCCGACGCGGTGCTCGTGCTCGACGACATCAAGAGGATCCCTTATCTTTTCAGCCTGACGCAGAAAGTGATGAGGAAAATCAGGGTCAATATCGCCGCTTCCATGGTCATCAACGTTTCCGCGGTCGTCCTCCCGGCGCTCGGCGTGCTGACGCCCGTCACCGGCGCGCTGTGGCACAATTTCGGCTCGGTGTTCGTCGTCGTCAACGCGGCGCTGCTGCTCCGGGTCAGGGACGACTCGGAATAG
- a CDS encoding class I SAM-dependent methyltransferase: MKKNYYAENLNSQKLYQVYETSLLRIRQYLEAEIEFVRTRLSGRERVLELGAGYGRIVRELAPFCASIVGVDISEENVKLGKRYLKNFPNADMVTMDVHDMSFDCQFDVVLCLQNGLSAMKADDKVVRTIIGLLAPGGAAYFSSYSAKFWDFRLKWFEEQASKGLLGAIDPEKTKDGVIVCADGFKAATHTPDDFERIGAASGFPYQVTEVDDSSVFLIIHKTS, from the coding sequence ATGAAAAAAAATTACTATGCCGAGAACCTCAATTCTCAGAAACTCTATCAGGTGTATGAGACCTCTCTTCTGCGAATCAGGCAGTATCTTGAAGCGGAGATCGAGTTTGTCAGAACGCGGCTGTCCGGGCGCGAGCGCGTTCTGGAGCTTGGCGCCGGATACGGGCGCATTGTGAGGGAGCTGGCTCCTTTCTGCGCCTCGATCGTCGGCGTGGATATCTCGGAAGAGAACGTCAAATTGGGAAAACGGTACTTGAAGAATTTCCCCAATGCGGACATGGTGACGATGGACGTGCACGACATGAGTTTCGACTGTCAGTTCGACGTCGTGCTCTGTTTGCAGAACGGCCTTTCAGCGATGAAAGCGGACGATAAGGTCGTCCGGACTATCATCGGTTTGCTCGCTCCCGGAGGCGCGGCCTATTTCAGCAGCTACAGCGCGAAGTTCTGGGATTTCCGCCTGAAATGGTTCGAAGAACAGGCTTCCAAAGGACTGCTGGGAGCGATCGATCCCGAAAAGACGAAGGACGGCGTTATCGTTTGCGCGGACGGATTCAAAGCGGCGACCCACACGCCCGATGATTTTGAGAGGATCGGAGCGGCTTCCGGCTTTCCTTATCAGGTGACGGAAGTGGATGATTCCAGTGTTTTTCTGATAATTCACAAAACGTCATAA